TAAGTCAACCCTTGCTGATAGATTACTTGAAACTACAGGAACATTAACTAAAAGGGAAATGGAAGAACAAGTTCTAGATAATATGGATATAGAAAAAGAAAGAGGGATTACAATAAAGTCTCAAGCAGCGAGACTTATATATAAAAGAGACAATGGGGAAGAATATATTTTTAATTTAATTGATACGCCAGGACATGTAGATTTTAATTATGAAGTGTCAAGAAGTTTAGCAGCCTGTGAAGGCGCTATATTGGTTGTTGATGCAACACAAGGTGTTCAAGCTCAAACTCTGGCTAATTGCTATTTAGCATTAGATAATAATTTGGAAATTGCACCAGTAATAAATAAAATCGATTTGCCATCTGCAAGACCAGAAGAAATTAAAAAAGAAATTGAAGATATAATAGGAATAGATGCATCGGAAGCGCCTTTGATATCTGCAAAAACAGGCCTTAATATAGGCGACGTGTTAGAATATGTTGTTAAGAACATACCGGCGCCAGATGGAGACGAAGAAGCACCTTTAAAGGCATTAATTTTTGATTCATATTATGATAGCTATAAGGGCGTTGTGTGTATAGTAAGAGTAATAGATGGAAAAATAAAAATTGGAAGCAAAATTAAGCTTATGGCAACTAATAAATTTTATGATGTTACTGAAGTAGGTGTATTTACTCCAGGAATACTTCCAATTGAGGAATTAAGTGCAGGAGATGTTGGATATGTAACAGCATCAATTAAAAATGTTAGAGATGCTAGAGTTGGAGATACTATAACAGAAGCTAATAGACCAACACAAAATGCACTTGTAGGTTACAAACCTGCTATACCAATGGTTTATTCAGGAATATTTCCAGTTGATGGAGCAAAGTATGATGAATTAAGAGAAGCTCTAGAAAAATTACAAATAAATGATGCCGCATTAAACTTTGAACCAGAAACATCTATGGCTTTAGGATTTGGATTTAGATGTGGATTCTTAGGATTATTGCATATGGAAATAATTCAAGAAAGAGTTGAAAGAGAGTTTAATTTAGATATAATTACAACTGCACCATCAGTTATATATAAAGTAATAAAAACAGATGGTGAAATATTAGAAATAACAAATCCAACTAATTTGCCACCTTTAACTGAAGTGGATTATATGGAAGAACCTGTAGTTAAAGCGTCTATAATCACTCCGAAAGATTATGTTGGATCAGTTATGGAATTATGCCAAGACAGAAGAGGCGTATATATTGATATGGAATATATAGAAGA
The DNA window shown above is from Clostridium beijerinckii and carries:
- a CDS encoding elongation factor 4 — translated: MKSERQEHIRNFSIVAHIDHGKSTLADRLLETTGTLTKREMEEQVLDNMDIEKERGITIKSQAARLIYKRDNGEEYIFNLIDTPGHVDFNYEVSRSLAACEGAILVVDATQGVQAQTLANCYLALDNNLEIAPVINKIDLPSARPEEIKKEIEDIIGIDASEAPLISAKTGLNIGDVLEYVVKNIPAPDGDEEAPLKALIFDSYYDSYKGVVCIVRVIDGKIKIGSKIKLMATNKFYDVTEVGVFTPGILPIEELSAGDVGYVTASIKNVRDARVGDTITEANRPTQNALVGYKPAIPMVYSGIFPVDGAKYDELREALEKLQINDAALNFEPETSMALGFGFRCGFLGLLHMEIIQERVEREFNLDIITTAPSVIYKVIKTDGEILEITNPTNLPPLTEVDYMEEPVVKASIITPKDYVGSVMELCQDRRGVYIDMEYIEETRAVVKYDIPLNEIIYDFFDTLKSRTKGYASLDYELKGYIRTKLVKLDILLNAEIVDALSMIVPEERAYHKGRGIVEKLKEAIPRQMFEVPIQAAIGGKIIARETVKAMRKDVLAKCYGGDISRKKKLLEKQKEGKKRMRQVGSVEVPQEAFMAILKVD